From [Clostridium] symbiosum, a single genomic window includes:
- a CDS encoding LysR family transcriptional regulator, which produces MTLIQLKYAITVAGANSMNEASRLLFISQPSLSAAIRELEDEIGVELFKRTNRGVFVTPEGEEFIGYARQVVEQYQLIETKYVSRESTKKKFSVSMQHYTFSVNAFVEMVRQFGMDEYEFAIHETKTYEVIEDVKNFKSEIGILYINDFNRKVLTKLFHQFDLGFHEILKCSIYVYMWKGHPLAKRELITLQELEEYPCLSFEQGSYNSFYFAEEVLSTYDYKRLIKVNDRATILNLMVGLNGYTLCCGIICEELNGTDFCAVRLDSDEVMSIGYLARKGMAISPLGQKYLEEIAKYRDKALR; this is translated from the coding sequence ATGACACTGATTCAGTTAAAGTATGCGATCACAGTCGCCGGTGCGAATTCAATGAATGAGGCATCCCGGCTGCTTTTTATCTCACAGCCCAGCCTGTCGGCCGCCATCCGGGAGCTGGAGGACGAGATAGGCGTGGAACTGTTCAAAAGGACGAACCGCGGCGTTTTCGTTACGCCGGAGGGGGAGGAATTTATCGGCTATGCCAGACAGGTGGTCGAGCAGTACCAGCTGATTGAGACAAAGTATGTGTCCAGGGAGAGTACGAAAAAGAAGTTTAGTGTTTCCATGCAGCATTATACATTTTCCGTCAATGCCTTTGTGGAGATGGTCAGGCAGTTTGGAATGGATGAGTATGAGTTTGCGATTCATGAGACAAAGACGTATGAGGTGATCGAGGATGTAAAGAATTTTAAGAGTGAAATAGGAATTCTGTATATCAACGATTTTAACCGCAAGGTTCTGACAAAACTGTTCCATCAGTTTGATCTGGGATTCCATGAGATACTGAAATGCAGCATTTACGTCTATATGTGGAAGGGACATCCGCTGGCAAAACGGGAGCTGATTACGCTTCAGGAGCTTGAGGAGTATCCATGCCTCTCATTTGAACAGGGCAGCTATAATTCCTTTTATTTTGCGGAGGAAGTTCTCAGTACTTACGATTATAAACGGTTGATCAAGGTCAACGACAGGGCTACAATCTTAAACCTGATGGTGGGGCTGAACGGTTACACGCTCTGCTGCGGCATTATCTGCGAGGAATTGAACGGCACGGATTTCTGTGCGGTGCGGCTGGACAGCGACGAGGTTATGTCGATTGGGTATCTGGCGCGGAAAGGGATGGCTATCAGCCCTTTGGGGCAGAAATATCTGGAGGAGATTGCGAAGTACAGAGATAAGGCGCTGCGGTAG
- the trxA gene encoding thioredoxin gives METRFTSENFETEVLKSNIPVLVDFYADWCGPCKLMAPVVEQLASEYDGRIKVGKVNIDESADLAMKYGVMSIPTLIVFGKGQVIRKEVGVQTKATIVKAINQAI, from the coding sequence ATGGAGACAAGATTTACGAGTGAGAATTTTGAAACAGAAGTTTTAAAATCAAATATACCGGTGCTGGTAGATTTTTATGCAGACTGGTGCGGCCCATGCAAACTGATGGCGCCCGTAGTCGAACAGCTGGCCAGTGAATATGATGGCAGGATAAAGGTCGGTAAAGTAAATATAGACGAGAGCGCGGATCTGGCTATGAAATACGGAGTCATGTCAATTCCTACCCTGATCGTATTCGGCAAGGGCCAGGTAATCCGGAAAGAAGTCGGAGTACAGACAAAAGCGACCATCGTGAAGGCGATTAACCAGGCTATCTGA
- the trmB gene encoding tRNA (guanosine(46)-N7)-methyltransferase TrmB, which translates to MRLRHIPGAEQMIEESPFVIQKPEERKGKWHEVFGNHNPIYIEVGMGKGKFIMELARTNPEVNYIGIERYSTVMLKALQKREQLQLSNIYFMCVDAKNMAEIFEPGEVARIYLNFSDPWPKDRHAKRRLTSPQFMEVYDKILSRDGRVEFKTDNRGLFDYSLESVPEAGWKILESTFDLHHSEMAEGNVMTEYETKFAAEGKPICKLTAVR; encoded by the coding sequence ATGAGACTACGCCATATACCGGGCGCAGAGCAGATGATAGAGGAAAGCCCCTTCGTAATTCAGAAACCGGAAGAGCGGAAGGGAAAGTGGCATGAGGTTTTTGGGAATCACAATCCGATTTATATAGAAGTAGGCATGGGCAAGGGAAAATTCATTATGGAGCTGGCCCGGACAAACCCCGAGGTTAACTATATCGGCATAGAGCGGTATTCGACCGTAATGCTGAAAGCGCTCCAGAAGAGGGAGCAGCTTCAGCTGTCCAATATTTATTTTATGTGCGTTGACGCTAAAAATATGGCTGAAATTTTTGAGCCGGGCGAGGTCGCCAGGATTTATCTGAATTTTTCCGATCCGTGGCCCAAGGACAGACATGCGAAGAGAAGACTTACATCGCCTCAGTTTATGGAGGTATACGATAAAATTTTGAGCAGAGACGGCAGAGTGGAATTCAAGACGGATAACAGGGGACTTTTCGACTATTCCCTGGAATCGGTGCCTGAAGCGGGATGGAAGATCCTTGAATCTACATTCGATCTTCATCACAGTGAGATGGCGGAAGGAAACGTAATGACCGAATATGAAACAAAGTTTGCGGCAGAGGGAAAACCAATCTGCAAGCTGACGGCTGTCAGATAG
- a CDS encoding DUF4145 domain-containing protein, with the protein MNNTDNPGTNSWDKIQSGVRDTERLIGQKKYNMAMVKARQTLEFMVKCLCDKSGVMEGNLIDMIDALYDDGIISKTTCEHYHKIRTIGNKAIHEEDNSAYNANQAHHLLSQEVYTFANDYSEKRRKPAQASSARRRSDEPQHRRSSSRSGTGSRRRVQSSGPSFDAGSIIKPLLLIAIIVVLIFIIKMIHPGKEKAPETTAPAVSTEMTDPVPTETETPTEEPTTEAATVKYKVNADTLNVRATPATDGRIVVQLARDAEVEYVRDHDDRWCIIRYNGQDAYVAKEYLAPVTQ; encoded by the coding sequence ATGAACAATACAGACAATCCAGGCACAAACAGCTGGGATAAGATCCAAAGCGGAGTACGGGATACGGAACGCCTTATCGGGCAGAAAAAATATAACATGGCGATGGTGAAAGCCCGCCAGACACTTGAGTTTATGGTAAAGTGCCTCTGTGACAAATCGGGTGTTATGGAGGGCAATCTCATTGATATGATTGACGCCCTGTACGATGACGGAATTATCAGTAAGACCACCTGCGAACATTACCACAAGATCAGGACCATTGGCAACAAGGCCATCCACGAGGAAGACAACAGCGCCTACAATGCCAACCAGGCCCACCATCTTCTTTCACAGGAGGTATACACCTTCGCCAACGATTACAGCGAGAAACGGCGCAAACCGGCGCAGGCCTCATCTGCAAGACGGCGCAGCGACGAACCCCAGCACAGGCGGTCATCCTCCCGAAGCGGCACAGGCAGCCGGCGCAGGGTGCAGTCTTCCGGTCCTTCCTTCGATGCCGGAAGCATTATCAAACCACTTTTACTGATTGCTATTATTGTAGTTTTAATTTTTATCATCAAGATGATTCACCCGGGAAAAGAAAAGGCCCCGGAAACGACTGCACCGGCTGTCTCGACAGAAATGACGGATCCGGTACCGACCGAAACAGAGACCCCAACTGAAGAACCGACAACAGAGGCTGCAACTGTAAAATACAAAGTCAATGCCGACACGTTAAATGTTCGGGCCACTCCTGCTACAGACGGAAGAATCGTTGTACAGCTGGCCAGGGATGCAGAAGTTGAATATGTGCGTGATCATGATGACAGATGGTGTATTATCAGATACAACGGCCAGGACGCTTACGTTGCAAAGGAATACCTCGCACCTGTCACCCAATAA
- a CDS encoding V-type ATPase subunit, with product MRGLLAYSGLTTKVRAMTGQLLTRDQYQAMAGLESVPEAVEFLRGFPAYSGVFPDMDSEDLHRGTIERLLAGSLYRDYARLYRFSNIKQRRFFKLYFMHFEIDIMKSCLRNAAAHQPVPVGLSRYEEFFRSHSKLDLAAIGTAATTDEFIDSLEGTVYYPLLARIRDSGDGGHFDYEMALDLYYFNVTWKAIKKNIPKREQETILQGFGTKLDLLNLQWIYRTKRYYTIPGAEVKKLLIPIRYRLRNSQLEQLIAAESMDEYFSALSETWYGSQTKQAALDEKPNLEILYDVILAHIHRTAAARNPYSIASLYSYLYFKEEELRKIITVIEGIRYRLDAGEILDIIEKHETGGNAT from the coding sequence ATGAGAGGACTTCTGGCCTACAGCGGGCTGACTACCAAGGTCCGGGCCATGACGGGACAGCTCCTCACCAGGGATCAGTACCAGGCCATGGCCGGACTGGAAAGCGTACCGGAAGCGGTAGAATTTTTACGCGGCTTTCCGGCCTATTCGGGCGTGTTCCCCGATATGGACAGTGAGGATCTGCACCGGGGAACCATTGAACGGCTCCTGGCCGGTTCCCTGTACAGGGATTACGCCAGGCTGTACCGTTTTTCAAACATAAAACAGAGGCGTTTTTTCAAGCTGTATTTTATGCATTTCGAGATAGATATCATGAAGAGCTGCCTGAGGAATGCGGCGGCCCATCAGCCGGTTCCGGTCGGCCTGTCCCGATACGAGGAATTTTTCCGTTCCCATTCCAAACTGGATCTGGCAGCCATCGGCACGGCCGCCACAACGGATGAGTTCATCGACAGCCTGGAGGGCACGGTTTATTACCCGCTGCTGGCGCGCATCCGCGATTCCGGTGACGGGGGCCACTTTGATTATGAGATGGCGCTGGATCTCTATTACTTCAATGTCACCTGGAAAGCGATTAAAAAGAATATTCCGAAGAGGGAACAGGAGACCATCCTGCAGGGATTCGGAACAAAACTGGATTTGCTGAACCTTCAGTGGATTTACAGGACCAAGCGGTATTACACCATCCCGGGGGCGGAAGTGAAAAAGCTTCTCATCCCCATCCGTTACCGCCTGCGAAACAGCCAGCTTGAACAGCTGATTGCCGCCGAAAGCATGGATGAATATTTTTCCGCGCTTTCGGAAACATGGTACGGTTCCCAGACCAAACAGGCCGCGCTAGATGAAAAGCCAAACCTGGAAATCCTCTACGACGTGATACTGGCCCACATCCACAGGACGGCCGCCGCCAGGAATCCGTACTCCATTGCCTCGCTCTACTCCTACCTGTATTTCAAAGAGGAAGAGCTGAGGAAAATCATTACAGTTATAGAAGGAATCCGCTATCGCCTTGATGCCGGAGAAATTCTGGATATTATAGAAAAACATGAAACAGGGGGGAATGCGACGTGA
- a CDS encoding V-type ATPase 116kDa subunit family protein — protein MIEKMKFLSITGPKEDIDRVVNQYLSKYEIQIENALSELKTVKDLRPYIEINPYKELFTRASRLVGSLKTSGPAKTAETPAKGTLLPDSRDISIEKASETVIRVDKALADFMVNKTKLEGELDTLRTSHNKILPFRELDYDIRSILHFQHIRFRFGRIPREYYAKFEKVVYESLDTILYKCHEDENYVSIVYFVPAVISKRIDAIYTSLHFERFIVPDEYNGTPGEAIDALEEEIRKAESELAETNQQINRILEDNRQDILDAYTKLNSYNTNFNVRKLAACTNHDVNTFYILCGWMTERDADQFRKELELDDKTFCLVEDDHNNLLTPPPTKLKNPKLFRPFEMFIKMYGLPAYGELDPTILIAVTYSFLFGFMFGDVGQGLLLLCGGYALYRVKKMDLAAVISCCGFFSTIFGFLFGSIFGFEDILHPLWLRPAAQMMNLPFIGKLNTVFIVAVALGMGIIVLTMILNIINSIRFKDPEKSWFDTNGLAGLVFYGSVLAVVVLFMMGKTLPAAGVLAVMFGIPLIIIFLKEPLAALVKKQAGKHSESRAMFFVQGFFEMFEMLLSYFSNTLSFVRVGAFAVSHAAMMEVVMMLAGAESGAPNWAVVIIGNLFVCAMEGLIVGIQVLRLEYYEIFSRFYKGSGREFRPYGKA, from the coding sequence GTGATAGAAAAAATGAAATTTCTAAGCATAACCGGTCCCAAAGAAGATATTGACCGGGTTGTCAATCAGTATCTCAGTAAATATGAGATTCAGATTGAGAATGCTCTGTCCGAGCTGAAAACCGTAAAAGACCTCCGCCCTTATATTGAAATCAATCCCTACAAAGAGCTCTTTACAAGAGCCTCCCGCCTGGTCGGCTCCCTGAAAACGAGTGGTCCGGCCAAAACCGCGGAAACACCGGCAAAGGGAACTCTGTTGCCGGACAGCAGGGATATTTCCATAGAAAAGGCGTCTGAGACGGTCATCCGGGTCGATAAAGCCCTGGCGGATTTTATGGTGAACAAGACAAAACTGGAAGGGGAACTGGATACGCTGCGGACTTCCCACAATAAAATCCTTCCGTTCAGGGAACTGGATTACGATATCAGGTCGATTCTGCATTTCCAGCACATCAGGTTCCGGTTCGGCCGGATCCCGCGGGAATATTATGCAAAATTTGAGAAGGTCGTCTATGAATCGTTAGATACCATCCTCTACAAATGCCATGAGGATGAAAATTATGTTTCCATCGTCTACTTTGTACCGGCCGTCATCTCCAAACGAATCGACGCCATTTACACATCGCTTCACTTTGAGCGTTTTATCGTGCCGGATGAATATAACGGAACGCCGGGTGAGGCCATCGACGCCCTGGAGGAAGAGATCCGGAAAGCAGAATCCGAACTTGCGGAAACGAATCAGCAAATCAACCGGATCCTGGAAGACAACAGGCAGGACATCCTGGACGCTTACACAAAGCTCAACTCCTACAACACGAACTTTAACGTGAGGAAACTGGCCGCATGTACAAACCACGACGTCAACACGTTCTACATCCTCTGCGGATGGATGACGGAACGGGATGCCGATCAGTTCCGTAAAGAATTAGAGCTGGATGATAAGACATTCTGCCTCGTGGAGGATGATCACAACAACCTGCTCACTCCTCCGCCTACGAAGCTGAAGAACCCGAAACTGTTCCGCCCGTTTGAGATGTTTATTAAGATGTACGGACTTCCGGCATACGGAGAACTCGATCCCACGATCCTGATTGCCGTCACCTACTCCTTCCTCTTTGGCTTCATGTTCGGCGACGTTGGGCAGGGACTGCTCCTCCTGTGCGGCGGATATGCGCTCTACCGCGTGAAAAAGATGGATTTGGCCGCCGTTATTTCCTGCTGCGGATTCTTTTCCACCATATTCGGTTTCCTGTTTGGCAGTATCTTCGGATTTGAAGATATCCTCCATCCGCTCTGGCTGCGGCCTGCCGCCCAGATGATGAACCTGCCGTTTATTGGAAAGCTCAACACCGTATTTATCGTCGCAGTCGCCCTGGGAATGGGAATTATCGTGCTGACCATGATACTGAACATCATTAATTCGATCCGTTTTAAGGATCCGGAAAAATCCTGGTTCGATACCAACGGTCTGGCCGGCCTTGTCTTCTATGGAAGCGTTCTGGCCGTTGTCGTTCTCTTCATGATGGGAAAAACACTTCCCGCCGCCGGCGTGCTGGCTGTCATGTTCGGAATACCGTTAATTATCATTTTCCTGAAGGAACCGCTGGCAGCGCTCGTCAAAAAACAGGCCGGAAAACATTCGGAGTCCCGTGCCATGTTCTTTGTCCAGGGATTCTTTGAAATGTTTGAGATGCTGCTCAGCTACTTCTCCAACACCCTGTCCTTTGTCCGTGTCGGCGCGTTTGCCGTCAGCCATGCGGCCATGATGGAAGTCGTCATGATGCTGGCCGGAGCCGAATCAGGAGCTCCAAACTGGGCCGTCGTCATTATTGGCAACCTGTTCGTCTGCGCGATGGAGGGACTGATTGTCGGAATCCAGGTACTGAGACTGGAATACTATGAAATCTTCAGCCGTTTCTACAAGGGCAGCGGACGTGAATTCCGCCCTTACGGAAAAGCCTGA
- a CDS encoding ATP synthase subunit C — MSLTVKILLAAALILSIAVPFGAFAAGEKTRGRYKRALGVNVLLFFGTLITASVLMFSGNAYAAEEAAGTAAGAAAGMGYIAAALSTGLSGIGGGIAVSAAASSALGAISEDSSIFGKSLIFAGLAEGVCLYGLIISFMILGKL; from the coding sequence ATGTCATTAACAGTCAAAATCTTATTAGCCGCCGCACTCATCTTAAGTATTGCCGTTCCCTTCGGCGCATTTGCCGCAGGTGAAAAGACCAGGGGCAGGTACAAAAGAGCCCTTGGCGTCAATGTATTACTGTTTTTCGGAACACTCATCACCGCGTCCGTCCTGATGTTCTCCGGCAACGCATATGCCGCTGAGGAAGCCGCCGGGACCGCTGCAGGCGCTGCCGCAGGTATGGGCTACATCGCAGCCGCTCTCTCCACCGGACTTTCCGGCATCGGAGGCGGTATCGCCGTTTCCGCCGCTGCCTCCTCCGCGTTGGGCGCTATCAGTGAGGATTCCTCCATCTTTGGTAAATCCCTCATCTTCGCCGGCCTTGCCGAAGGTGTCTGCCTCTACGGACTGATCATCTCCTTCATGATCCTGGGTAAATTATAA
- a CDS encoding V-type ATP synthase subunit F — protein sequence MKMYLISDNIDTLTGMRLAGVEGVVVHEQQEVKEALDKVLADKEIGIVLLTEKFGRDFPDLINRVRLEHNFPLFVEIPDRHGTGRKPDFITAYVNEAIGLKL from the coding sequence ATGAAGATGTACCTGATAAGCGACAACATCGACACCCTCACTGGAATGCGCCTTGCCGGCGTGGAGGGTGTTGTTGTCCATGAACAGCAGGAAGTAAAAGAGGCGCTTGATAAAGTCCTCGCCGATAAGGAGATCGGCATCGTGCTTTTGACCGAAAAATTCGGGCGCGATTTTCCCGACCTTATCAACCGTGTCAGGCTGGAACATAATTTCCCGCTCTTTGTGGAAATTCCCGATCGTCACGGAACCGGCCGCAAGCCGGACTTTATCACTGCCTATGTCAATGAGGCCATTGGTCTTAAACTCTAG
- a CDS encoding V-type ATP synthase subunit E yields MTIEEKLEHFESLCYGDATERSDRMLADYTASLRSILEEHKRDARRQADMQVAAEAEKIEHDINKQLSIEQINIKREYSKKQEELKTMLISELRNRLALFMDSADYQHFLESEVKKAMDFAQKAPMTVYLDPSDADKLNRIALHTGADIKLSDTTFLGGIRAVIPSKNILIDNSFKTKLEEISEKFQFRLGGR; encoded by the coding sequence TTGACCATAGAAGAAAAACTGGAACATTTTGAATCCCTCTGTTACGGGGATGCCACAGAGCGCAGCGACAGGATGCTGGCCGATTATACCGCCTCCTTAAGATCCATTCTGGAGGAACATAAAAGGGACGCCCGCCGTCAGGCCGACATGCAGGTGGCCGCCGAGGCTGAAAAAATCGAACACGACATCAACAAACAGCTGTCCATTGAACAGATTAACATCAAACGCGAATACAGCAAAAAGCAGGAAGAGCTTAAGACCATGCTGATCAGCGAGCTGCGCAACCGCCTGGCTCTCTTCATGGATTCCGCCGACTATCAGCATTTTCTTGAGTCGGAGGTAAAAAAGGCGATGGATTTCGCCCAGAAAGCTCCGATGACCGTCTATCTCGATCCGTCGGACGCCGACAAGCTCAACCGCATCGCGCTTCATACCGGGGCGGATATAAAGCTGAGCGATACCACGTTTCTGGGTGGTATCCGCGCCGTCATTCCGTCCAAAAACATCCTGATAGACAATTCATTTAAAACGAAACTGGAAGAGATCTCCGAGAAATTCCAGTTCCGGTTAGGAGGCAGATAA
- a CDS encoding V-type ATP synthase subunit A has product MERTGIIYGINGPIVYLKGDPGFKMNELVYVGTEKLVGEVIGLTSERTTIEVYEETSGIKPGECVSGSGSPVSVILAPGILTNIFDGIERPLTEIKKTGGAYIDRGVSVESLDGGRLWDTRLTVKKGDTLYQGSIIAEVPETRAIVHKVMIPPGIEGTVIDVVPDGKYTIHDPLVTLRRQDGSELKLPMAQKWPIRIPRPVGKRYPASRPLITGQRILDTLFPLAKGGTACIPGGFGTGKTMTQHQIAKWSDADIIIYIGCGERGNEMTQVLEEFQELTDPRSGNPLMDRTTLIANTSNMPVAAREASLYSGLTLAEYYRDMGYHVAIMADSTSRWAEALRELSGRLEEMPAEEGFPAYLASRLSAFYERAGMMQNLNGTEGSVSIIGAVSPQGGDFSEPVTQNTKRFVRCFWGLDKNLAYARHFPAIQWLTSYSEYLTDLAPWYTENVDKRFIDYRNQLVYILTQENSLMEIVKLIGSDVLPDDQKLVLEIAKVIRLGFLQQNAFHAEDTCVPMKKQFKMMEIILYLFKRCRALIGMGMPMSILKQDNIFEKIISIKYDVPNNRLDLFDGYREAIDKFYDDVVERNA; this is encoded by the coding sequence ATGGAACGCACAGGCATTATATACGGAATCAACGGTCCCATCGTCTACCTGAAGGGCGATCCGGGCTTTAAAATGAACGAACTGGTCTATGTCGGGACCGAAAAGCTCGTAGGGGAGGTCATCGGCCTCACCAGCGAAAGGACCACCATCGAAGTATATGAGGAAACATCCGGCATCAAACCGGGCGAGTGCGTAAGCGGAAGCGGTTCTCCCGTATCGGTCATCCTGGCTCCCGGCATCCTCACCAATATTTTCGACGGAATCGAACGCCCACTGACGGAAATCAAAAAAACAGGCGGCGCCTACATCGACCGCGGCGTCAGCGTAGAATCGCTGGACGGCGGCAGACTGTGGGATACCCGCCTTACGGTAAAAAAAGGCGACACGCTGTATCAGGGCTCCATCATCGCCGAAGTTCCGGAGACAAGGGCCATTGTCCACAAAGTCATGATCCCTCCGGGCATAGAAGGAACGGTAATAGACGTTGTTCCCGACGGCAAATACACGATACACGACCCGCTTGTCACTCTCAGGCGTCAGGACGGTTCGGAGCTCAAACTCCCGATGGCGCAGAAATGGCCGATCCGTATTCCGCGGCCCGTAGGCAAGCGTTATCCGGCATCCCGGCCGCTTATCACCGGCCAGCGTATCCTGGATACCCTGTTTCCCCTTGCAAAAGGCGGTACGGCCTGTATCCCCGGTGGATTCGGTACAGGAAAAACCATGACCCAGCATCAGATTGCCAAATGGTCCGATGCGGACATTATCATCTATATCGGCTGCGGAGAGCGCGGCAATGAGATGACCCAGGTTCTGGAGGAATTCCAGGAATTGACCGACCCCCGTTCCGGCAATCCTCTGATGGACCGGACCACTTTGATCGCCAATACCTCCAACATGCCGGTAGCGGCCCGTGAGGCCAGTCTCTACTCGGGACTTACCCTGGCGGAATATTACCGCGATATGGGCTACCACGTTGCGATTATGGCCGACTCCACGTCCCGCTGGGCCGAGGCGCTTCGAGAGCTGTCCGGCCGTCTGGAAGAGATGCCTGCCGAGGAAGGTTTCCCGGCCTATCTGGCATCCCGTCTTTCCGCCTTCTATGAGAGGGCCGGAATGATGCAAAACTTAAATGGTACGGAGGGTTCCGTCTCCATTATCGGAGCGGTTTCCCCTCAGGGCGGAGATTTCTCGGAACCCGTCACCCAGAACACCAAGCGGTTTGTCCGCTGCTTCTGGGGACTCGATAAAAACCTGGCGTACGCCAGACATTTCCCGGCTATCCAGTGGCTGACCAGCTATTCGGAGTATCTGACCGATCTGGCTCCCTGGTACACGGAAAACGTGGATAAGCGGTTTATCGACTACAGGAACCAGCTCGTCTACATCCTGACCCAGGAGAACAGCCTGATGGAAATCGTCAAGCTGATCGGAAGCGACGTCCTGCCGGACGATCAGAAACTGGTGCTGGAAATCGCCAAGGTCATCCGCCTCGGCTTTTTACAGCAGAATGCGTTTCATGCCGAGGACACCTGCGTGCCGATGAAAAAGCAGTTTAAGATGATGGAAATCATCCTCTATCTCTTCAAGCGCTGCCGCGCCCTGATAGGGATGGGGATGCCGATGTCCATCTTAAAACAGGATAATATTTTTGAAAAAATCATATCAATCAAATACGACGTTCCCAACAACCGCCTCGATCTTTTTGACGGATACCGCGAGGCAATCGACAAATTCTACGACGACGTCGTGGAGCGGAACGCTTAA
- a CDS encoding V-type ATP synthase subunit B: MAIEYLGLSSINGPLVILDGVENAAYDEIVEMSVGGQERKLGKIIELYGEKAIIQVFEGTENMALRNTHTRLTGHPMEIIVSEEMLGRTFNGIGQPIDGLGPVPGNVRLDVNGKPLNPVSREYPRNYIRTGISAIDGLTTLIRGQKLPIFSGNGLPHDQLAAQIVQQASLGDDSKEKFAIVFAAMGVKYEVGDYFRRTFEESGVSDHVVTFINLANDPVMERLITPKIALTTAEYLAFEKHMHILVILTDMTSFAEAMREVSSSKGEIPSRKGYPGYLYSELASIYERAGIVAGISGSVTQIPILTMPNDDITHPIPDLTGYITEGQIVLDRGLQGQSIYPPVSVLPSLSRLMKDGIGEGFTRADHQDVANQLFSCYAKVGDARALASVIGEDELSPIDKLYLKFGKEFETRFIGQDPHENRTILKTLDIGWELLGMLPRTELDRIDTKVLDQYYKPADSGQ, encoded by the coding sequence ATGGCAATTGAATATTTAGGGCTCAGTTCCATTAACGGACCTCTGGTAATACTGGATGGCGTTGAGAATGCCGCTTACGATGAGATCGTGGAGATGAGCGTCGGCGGGCAGGAACGCAAACTCGGAAAAATCATTGAACTCTATGGCGAAAAAGCCATCATACAGGTATTCGAAGGCACGGAAAATATGGCCCTCCGCAATACCCACACCAGACTGACCGGCCATCCGATGGAAATTATCGTTTCGGAGGAGATGCTGGGACGCACCTTCAACGGAATCGGCCAGCCCATCGACGGGCTCGGTCCCGTACCAGGCAACGTCAGGCTGGACGTCAACGGAAAACCGCTTAACCCGGTTTCCAGAGAATATCCGCGAAACTACATCAGGACCGGAATCTCCGCCATCGACGGCCTGACTACCCTGATCCGCGGACAGAAGCTGCCGATTTTCTCCGGCAACGGACTTCCCCACGACCAGCTTGCCGCACAGATCGTACAGCAGGCTTCCCTCGGAGATGACTCCAAAGAGAAATTTGCCATCGTATTTGCGGCCATGGGCGTAAAATACGAGGTCGGCGACTACTTCCGCCGGACCTTTGAGGAGAGCGGCGTTTCCGATCATGTCGTCACCTTTATCAACCTTGCCAATGATCCCGTTATGGAACGTCTGATCACACCAAAGATCGCCCTGACCACGGCGGAGTATCTGGCATTCGAAAAGCATATGCATATCCTGGTTATCCTGACGGATATGACGTCGTTTGCAGAGGCCATGCGAGAGGTATCCTCCTCCAAGGGAGAAATCCCGTCGCGTAAAGGTTATCCCGGATACCTGTACAGCGAGCTGGCCTCCATTTATGAGCGCGCAGGCATTGTGGCGGGCATCAGCGGCTCCGTGACGCAAATCCCGATTCTGACCATGCCGAACGATGATATCACCCATCCGATCCCCGATCTGACCGGCTATATTACCGAGGGTCAGATTGTTTTAGACCGCGGGCTTCAGGGACAGTCCATCTACCCTCCCGTCAGCGTCCTCCCGTCCCTCTCCCGACTGATGAAGGACGGCATCGGCGAAGGATTTACCAGGGCCGATCACCAGGACGTGGCCAACCAGCTGTTCTCCTGCTACGCCAAAGTCGGCGATGCAAGAGCCCTGGCTTCGGTTATCGGCGAGGACGAATTGTCGCCGATTGATAAATTGTATCTGAAATTCGGTAAAGAGTTTGAGACCCGGTTTATCGGCCAGGATCCCCATGAAAACAGGACCATACTAAAGACACTGGACATCGGCTGGGAACTTCTGGGCATGCTTCCGAGAACGGAACTCGACCGTATCGACACCAAGGTGCTGGATCAGTACTACAAACCGGCCGACAGCGGACAGTAA